From the genome of Miscanthus floridulus cultivar M001 chromosome 10, ASM1932011v1, whole genome shotgun sequence, one region includes:
- the LOC136490131 gene encoding obtusifoliol 14-alpha demethylase-like yields the protein MDMINGVMWFTIALVFITVVISKATRGGIMFDPKCTRPQPPTVKGVSIIPVLHTLLSKGLQAMIHDQYTRLGSVFTISFFQFKVTFLIGPEVSAHFYQGLDSEISHGNVIEFTVPMLGKEVGYGVDTATRNEQARISFDALKPSKLRSHAGPMIQEVGDYFAKWGEQGMVDLKQELDKLLMLISGRCLLGKEVREKMFDDFFTLFHELTDNGMCLTSVLFPYAPTPANRRRDRARAKLSEMLTEIVRSRKRYDNVESGVLQNLIDSKYGDGRSTTEAEVIGLVITLLFAGKHTSTITSVWTGAHLLASKRSLTSVLEEQKKIVRKYGDDLDYHAFLEMDTLHRCIKETLRIHPPVQMFRRKVHKNFTVQTKDGNEYEIHRGHTIVSPALFNSNLPHIYKDPDVYDPDRFGPGREEDRVGGKFSYTSFGAGRHACLGESYAYLQIKVLWSYLLRNFELKLESPFPEPNWTKLVPEPKGRVMVSYKKRVLPTI from the exons ATGGATATGATAAATGGTGTTATGTGGTTCACCATAGCTCTTGTTTTTATCACTGTGGTTATAAGCAAGGCTACAAGAGGAGGAATTATGTTTGATCCAAAATGCACTCGGCCACAGCCACCAACAGTGAAGGGAGTTTCTATCATTCCAGTTTTACATACACTTCTTTCAAAGGGTCTGCAAGCGATGATCCACGATCAATATACAAGGTTGGGGAGTGTGTTCACAATAAGTTTCTTTCAATTCAAGGTAACATTCTTGATTGGGCCCGAGGTCTCTGCTCATTTTTACCAAGGCTTGGATTCAGAAATAAGCCATGGTAATGTCATTGAATTCACTGTGCCCATGCTTGGCAAAGAGGTTGGCTATGGCGTGGACACTGCCACCCGGAATGAGCAGGCTCGTATCTCCTTTGATGCACTAAAACCATCAAAGTTGAGAAGCCATGCTGGTCCCATGATTCAAGAAGTGGGG GACTACTTTGCAAAGTGGGGAGAGCAAGGCATGGTTGATCTGAAACAAGAGCTTGACAAGTTACTCATGCTAATCTCTGGCCGATGCTTACTGGGGAAGGAAGTCAGGGAAAAGATGTTTGATGATTTCTTTACTCTGTTCCATGAACTCACCGACAATGGCATGTGCCTAACCAGCGTATTATTCCCGTACGCTCCAACTCCAGCAAACCGACGACGTGACAGAGCACGGGCCAAGCTCTCAGAGATGTTGACTGAAATTGTGAGATCGCGTAAGAGATACGACAATGTTGAGAGTGGTGTGTTGCAGAACTTGATAGACTCCAAATATGGAGATGGCCGATCTACAACGGAAGCAGAGGTCATTGGACTGGTCATCACCTTGCTCTTTGCAGGAAAGCACACAAGCACCATCACTAGTGTATGGACAGGTGCTCACTTGCTTGCTAGTAAAAGGAGCTTGACATCTGTCctcgaagaacaaaagaaaatagttagaaaatacGGGGATGATCTAGACTATCATGCCTTCCTAGAGATGGACACCTTGCACCGTTGCATCAAGGAGACGCTACGAATACATCCTCCAGTACAAATGTTTCGTCGTAAAGTACACAAGAACTTCACTGTGCAGACAAAAGATGGCAATGAGTATGAGATTCATAGAGGCCATACAATAGTAAGTCCGGCGCTATTCAACAGCAACTTACCTCACATTTACAAGGACCCGGATGTGTATGACCCTGACCGGTTTGGTCCAGGAAGAGAAGAAGACAGAGTTGGTGGTAAGTTTTCTTACACATCATTTGGTGCTGGAAGGCATGCTTGCCTAGGCGAGTCTTATGCTTATTTGCAAATTAAGGTGTTATGGAGCTATTTGCTAAGAAACTTCGAGCTAAAATTGGAATCTCCTTTTCCTGAGCCTAACTGGACCAAGCTAGTGCCGGAGCCTAAAGGAAGAGTAATGGTGAGTTACAAGAAGCGGGTACTACCTACCATCTAG